In Triticum aestivum cultivar Chinese Spring chromosome 5B, IWGSC CS RefSeq v2.1, whole genome shotgun sequence, the following proteins share a genomic window:
- the LOC123110598 gene encoding uncharacterized protein — protein MPISAGIRAPPQGASVYVPGSRILRVPVPQLAAGGVRRRRLGVVVAAASSAASPDELHARGRHLHGFPEKSLLWNLIKDVEPLDLSVVQRDVPPETVDAMKRTVSGMLGLLPSDQFRVVVEALWDPFFKLVISSIKTGYTLSNAEYRLSLERILELSDDETECKERDSTEYSQGSILRLSEDDEAANESEKRDGNLLSENMGGLDSLNAQAKEHILQLQSRLDSMERELHELKKKNSSLQMQQFAGEEKNELLDYLRSLSPDTVIELSEPSCPGVQEAIHSVVHGLLATLSPKMHAKPPPPSENMAGGTLNYGNGDDDRAELVEDVSLPFQPLISIPRDHLARLLFWCMLLGHYIRGLERRLELSQLLEMSCDTRL, from the exons ATGCCGATCTCCGCCGGCATCCGCGCGCCGCCGCAAGGGGCGTCGGTGTACGTCCCTGGGAGCCGGATCCTCCGCGTCCCCGTTCCTCAACTGGCGGCGGGCGGCGTCCGGCGCAGGAGGCTCGGGGTCGTGGTGGCGGCGGCCTCCTCCGCGGCGTCACCCGACGAGCTCCACGCGCGCGGGAGGCATCTCCACGGTTTCCCCGAG AAATCTTTACTTTGGAACTTGATAAAAGATGTAGAACCTTTGGATCTAAGTGTAGTCCAGAGAGATGTTCCTCCTGAAACTGTGGATGCAATGAAGAGGACTGTTTCGGGCATGTTGGGTCTGCTTCCGTCTGATCAGTTCCGTGTTGTCGTGGAGGCCCTTTGGGATCCCTTCTTCAAGTTGGTGATATCTTCAATAAAGACAGG GTACACTCTGTCTAATGCTGAATACAGGCTTTCCCTTGAAAGAATCCTAGAGTTGTCTGATGATGAAACTGAGTGCAAGGAAAGAGATAGCACTGAATATAGTCAAGGATCTATTTTGAGATTATCAGAAGACGATGAAGCGGCTAATGAATCAGAAAAGAGGGATGGCAATTTATTATCGGAAAATATGGGTGGATTAGATAGCTTAAACGCTCAagcaaaagaacatattctccaattGCAGTCTCGCTTGGATTCTATGGAAAGG GAGCTACATGAGCTCAAGAAGAAAAATTCTTCCTTGCAAATGCAACAGTTTGCTGGAGAAGAAAAAAATGAGTTACTGGACTACTTGAGATCATTATCACCTGACACG GTTATCGAACTCTCGGAACCTTCCTGCCCTGGTGTGCAGGAAGCTATTCATTCCGTGGTACATGGTCTTCTAGCAACTCTCTCCCCCAAAATGCATGCAAAGCCCCCTCCACCATCAGAGAACATGGCTGGTGGAACCCTGAATTACGGGAATGGGGATGATGACCGTGCTGAACTCGTGGAGGATGTATCGCTCCCATTTCAGCCCCTCATATCTATTCCACGGGATCATCTTGCGCGTCTATTATTCTG GTGTATGCTGCTGGGCCACTACATCCGAGGCCTCGAGCGCCGGTTAGAGCTTTCGCAGCTCCTGGAAATGTCATGTGACACAAGGTTGTGA